TAAATTAACAAATACTCCGTGTTAAAACCTAGAGTCAGTCATATTATACAAAGTAGTTAGGCTTCGATCATGTGAATACCTTAACCATAATTTTCAATTCTCATATCATTTTAACCAATGATATAGTTGCATATACGTAATACTCCGTAGATGGTTAATTCTCAATACTTAACCATAAATATGCCTTGATTAATTTTAAACTAATGTCTAAAACAGCTCAACTATTTATGTAAGCCCTCCTACTTATTCGTGGAGCTTAGGACCATcataattgatttaattgtcGTTGGTCATCACTACTCAATAGCGGGAAAAAGTAGCCAAAATCTACGCTAATAGTCACAATACTTACCCCCTTGGGgccattattttattttatttcatctCCTTTATCAACTTTGAATGTGAAAAAAGGAGGAATACTTCACTTTATttataactagtgtgtggcccgggcgttgccACTGTTTCTTActtttattcgagtttatttattttgtaaatatGTGCACATATAGATGGAGTCGTCGTCGACATCAAATGATATCAAATTAATTACGGTGGTGACACAAGAttagtggccgatcaacaaacttcccaaatatgaaatcccacattcgaaaatcaaaataaagttAGATACTTTTCTTCATAATTGGTTGATTTATTACAccatttttttgttatttttgtttttgaggcttaagctggaaaagtaataactgtacatttataaattaagtatttattccatttttttccttctttattATTTAACGTCAAAAGAATATATAAGTTTATATAGAAAGTTATAACATAAGTTGTGGTTGGCTAAGATGGTaggaagtgtaacttttaacaaagaggtctggtgttcgatcatgccttttaatatattagtatagatagtaGGAGTTCGGAATTGATACACGGAtaatatatttgttttatttgacttattttatctgaatttattttattatatgtgaaaaaaaaaattattttatttgtaatacacttatttaatttatctcAACTCATGTAAACTTACTTTATCTTCTTTagacttatctaaacttattttgcataaaataaaataatgaagcAAATCTAAGGTTTGGATTAAATACAAGCTTGTCAAAACAGAAAATCCCACCGCAAATTGGGTTAATCGGCCTACAAGGCCAAAGGCCCACTAGGCCCACAAGCATTAACAGAAGAGACACGCCATTAATTTACTAAAAAAGTAGTTTGAACTCTAGTCAGCTCCACAAACCACAACCAGTACTTTAATCggttacaaacttttatataaggcggtcttacacaaaagaccaccttggtgtcatataagttaaagaatgaaatcaattagttaagcactagaactaattagttaaatactaaaatcaaatagttaaacaatgaaattaattagttcaacgctaaaactaattagttaagaaatggaaccaattagttaagcaatcaaagtggtctttccggtaaggcggtcttacacaaaagttaccgTTAATCGATCCGTGAGCCTGAGCCAGGTCCATATTATCACCAGTGACTTTGGAATGCAATTGTGCAAATGTGAAAATGCATGTTGACTACTTCTATATCAGGATCCAGGTATGTAAACTAACCAGTCAAGGTTTTTTGCGTAGTGTCTCACATGTCAcatagattttttatttttttttctttttatgtaCTCAAAGCAAGGTATGTAACGTAGGCGGATCGGTTCTATTTTGTCCGTAGTTCAGAGTTAAAAAACTCAAAAAGAAATTGGTATGTGTTGAAATCTACGATGGTCGATCGATATTGATATGGTTGCATGTCAGTATATGGGTATAAACATCTAATATAGGTCCTTTAATGAGGAGAGTTCGGTCCACTAATAAGTTAAAGAAAATTTCACACTAAAACCAATTGCTTATAGTGGAAGTTACTCTTCAAGCTAGCTTATAAGTTGTGccttttctcctcttttttcaaAGTAAGACAACTCACATGTGAATAACATTAAATTTTTAACAGATACATTATGTATATATTGCTTAATGAAGTGTATTAAAAGAGGAAATTTTAATGTACTTACAGTAAAAAAGAAGTAAACAGTACAAACAACCCGGTTAATGTTGTTACACTTGATCAATTGTTCAACATAGATACACTATACACCGTTCGTTGCTCAGCCTTTGTAACACATTTACCTGTATGTACCTTGCATACTATTTGTTGGAAATCTTGGAAACTCTAAATTTTATCTTGTTGGGTTGGTTTGAGCACACACCATGTATATTTCGTGGCTTCGAGGCCCACGACTAATCAATAGCCACAATTTGTTACTCGTAACTCGTAATTATACAGTTTACTTAAGAGTATCCCTCGTGCGGAGGGGCTCCACGCTCCTATTGTATTATTCTTCTTACCtttaagaaaaatataaaaaaattatacagACTATGTCACATTAAATACTAATCCTATATACACGAAGTCCTACGTAGTTTGGATTCAAATTTACCTTCTATTATCCTCAATTAAAAATACGAATTAAGTAAAAAATGTTTGAATACGTTGCAACCCGAGGTCTTCTATAGTTCTATCATCTTTAGTAAACTTTTTCCTTATACCCAAAACGCCCCTACTTTTCCACTGTCCACAAAAATCACCAATGCATACTGCATTGTCATGTGACATGAAACAATACTTCCAATAGGGTACTCATTTATGAAGGGACTCCCacctccaaccagttcacaatGTAGGAACATTTCCATCACGAAGTACTACCAATTGGAGTATAAGTTTATAACCCATATACTTCTATAAACCATAGACACTCCTCAGTGGCGGATCTAGAAAAAATATTTAGTGGGTGCAAAATAGAAATTACGGATTTTAGTGGgttcaaataattaattttttaacaAAATTCGAAGAAAATCTTAAAAATATAAAGAAAATTCTAAATTTTCACAATTCAAGTGGGGTCAATTGACTCCATTCTCCCTACATTGGCTCCGCCCCTGACACTCGTATTCTACATAACAAGAGAGAGAAATGCTAGCAAAGAAAATTTCCGGCAACAGGTTTCTATTGCTAAATAATTGTAAGTGATTTTTGCTGGTTTTTTAGATTCTGGTatggtctgatttttctagaTTTTACTCTAGTCTAAATGTTTATGTGAGTACTTTTTGCTTTTTCTGGTCTAATCCGACCTCATTTTTTCTGGTCTAATCTgatctaataataataataataataataataataataaaaaaaggtagaaagaacaactaatacggagtatatcatTTGCCATTTTTCCttgtgtacgcaaaaaaaaaaaaaaaaaaaaaaaaaaaaaaaaaaaaaaattgcttgcTGCAAATTACAATGCAAGTTTATTCTAACAGATGTATGGACCAAAAGTCCAAAACAACAATTTGGAAAGCCCAAAGCGGAAATATAACGATTAACGAATAACCGAGTAACCGACCACATTTGGCGCTAAAAAAAGGAACACCTTTGCTTCTGTCTCTGGTAACGCCGCACACTTTCCTCTTCTTCCTTCGTCGTCTTCCTCAAGCAAAACCcaaccaaaaaaaattcaaaattcaaaattccagccaacaaaaacaaaaataattatatgaaTTTCAGCAATGAAGTTGACTTTCTGGGCAAAATCTCGAAAATGGAGCCAAAAATGGCGGTGAATCAGCATCTACTGCTATTTCTCTCCCCTCCAATCCCGGTTCCTTCAATGGTACAtttcttattttctctctctcccccaTTTTTATAACAATTATTGTTCAATTTCTTTGAAGCAGTAGTGTTTCTTTATGAATTGTATCGTAATTTACCAAAACCCTTGCTTTTTCCGGGGGGAGCTTTGCGTGTCATATAAAAAGTTCGATCACAACATAAAAACACGTTTATTTCATGAATTCATCAGTTTTTTCCTCCTCCTTTTAATGAATTTCTGTGTGCTCTATTTTCTATTTGATATTTTCTGGAAATTTGTAATATAATTTTTGGGTATTTTTTTGGTGATTTGTGTTCACAACATGTTTGGCTAATTGATATATAGGTCACATATTAGGGAGAATAATTATTCTTGTAGGTCGTCGAGATTAGTCAATCAAAAAGTGCAATTTGAAATCGGTgagtttcaatttttattttcctgATTTTCTTGATTTCTTACTAATTTTTGAATTGACAAATGTGTATTTGGGGAAAGAAATTTAGGTGTTCCCAATGAGTGTGAATCTCTAAGTAAGAATTAGAGTGTTAACTTTATGATGGCAATTCTTTTCGAGAAAGTAATACCTGGGTTTGGATTTAGTTGTCACGTTACTAGTTCAAATTGAGTTATGAATGGGACTATTACTTCCGATCCGAGGAAGTACAAATATTGCTATTTGTAGAAGTTTGATTCTTAGTTTGAGGTAATGCAGGCTAGATACgactttgtttattttatagaaATGTATTGAGTATATTTATTCATGGTTTTTTCATGGATGTTATTTGATTGCTTGAAGTGCTTTCTTCATTGGGAAATGATATATTGATCTTGGGAGTTATGAATCCTGAGTAATCTTCTACAGGTAGATGCTATAAAATCATCGGAAGTTTCAATAAGCTCTTTGCTTCATTCGAAGTGTGTTCCATTAGGTATCGATGAAGAATGGATAATAATTTGTTCTGTTTTTGTTCTCTTTTACTAGTAGCATGGGCGTGGCTTATGGGAAATGTTTTATCAAGCTTCAGTTTCTCTTTCCACCTTCACAGCAATGCCAGCATAGAATTTTAAGTATAAGAATGAATTTTCATCTTTGTTGAATGTTGCACTTGTGCTTGGTCTTTGGATAGACAACTGACATTTAGAACTTATAACTAGCTTGAAACTTCAACTTTAGGCGAGTAATTGTTCTTCTTCTATATGAAGTAAAAGTTCACTTTCTGTATCCTGCATTGTCCTATAATATTATTTTTGGCAACCTATTGTCCTATGATATTAGCTCGTATCTGTAGTCTTGTGATTTTATACCTTCAAATGCAGGCTTGATCAGATGTCATCAGAAATCAAGCTAGACATAGGGAATAACTATGACCATTATGAATCAGAAGTAAGTCCTCTAGACGGAAATGACACAATGGCTGCGGGGAACAATGGAATCTACAACAAGTCCATTAGTGACATTGCATCACCAAGGGAGCGTAGGTCATTAGGTGACAGGTAAGACATATCTTTCCACTGTGATCTGTTTGTATTGAAAACTGTTTGGTGCTGTTGATGTGTGATTACTTTTCTTTTGTTCTCAAGTTGTCCGATGAGGAGTAATAATTTGATTCTGGCAATCTAATGCAAATTTGTTAATGGTGTTGATTCTATTCCTGAATGTACCTACACAGAAGTCAATGACCTGTTAAATCTCAAATTTGATTACTAGTTAGCAGCTGAATCCATCATCTTCCacaaattatatttataaatttatgacccgaGGTACAACCTTAAGACAAGTTATTCTTGTAAGTTTTGATCTGTATTGATCTCCGAGTCTCAGATTATAACTTTATATGTTAGCTGTTGATTTTCCTGCTAGATGTTATCGGAGAAGGGGAGGAGgaggattttttttgttatgtaaTGCTCGTGTACAAATATTCTGATGTCTGGTAGTGGATAAACTAGTTCTGTGCCAATGGCGTTCCTTGTAGATTGAAAATGAATTATTTGTATGTCTGAAATTTGGAGAGTTGGAGTAGTATTAGCTTATTAGGAAGTGGATGTTACTTCTTTTAGTTTTCTCCAAACTTAACAGTCTTAACTCTTAAGACCCTCTTTAGGGAACCTGATTTATGTGTCTCCTCTGGGATTTGGGAGGCCACCCCACAGGGAACTGAGGGAAGTAGGTTTTTTCTCCAAAATGGGGGCTTTGACCTACAAATTTCTCGTCGGCTTATGTTCATAACATACTATTAATCTTGGTTATATGATTTTGTGACTGCATGATTGACTAATCTTGCCAAGTCCTCTGAATAGGCTTCTTCGACCCAATCGAACAGTACAAAACAGCATTGGCAACCGTGTGTTTCAAGAGGAAGAAGAGAGGGAACACAAAAATGTAAAGAAACCCGCAGGCCCTCTTGTGTCTGGTGCTGCTTACTGTTTTTCCTCCTGTAGCATGATATTGCTGAACAAAGTAGTTCTTTCAACATACAACTTCAATGCTGGGATATCTTTGATGTTTTATCAGGTTTGGTTAGTCTTTGATATAGTGCATATATGATGCTGGTATTACTTATATGAAGTTTTTTTTTCCCTGAATAACTTATGGCTGGTAGTTCATTCTTTCACCTCAAAAATGAAGTTCTGGATTCATTATTGTTTCTTACTTAACTATATCATGGTGTATTGGTCTATATGTGCAAAGCTTTTgaaaaaatatcatttttttccTTAATGCAGAACTTAATTAGCACAGTGATCGTTGTTGTTTTGAGTATATGCGGGTTTGTCTCAGTAGAAAAATTCAGCTGGAAGCTCGTCCGGGTATGGCTGCCAGTCAACACTATCTTTGTGGGGATGCTTGTATCAGGCATGTACAGGTACTTGAAGTGGCTTTGTGTTAGATCTCCATTAATGTGGGAAAATTAACGGATCATCCTTTtgcataataaattaaaataacatgCAGGCATCCTTTGTGGCTGTTTTTTCTCTCTTAAGTTTGATGAAGCATAAATCTTTTACTGATTATCCCTGTGGAAAAATCCTTGCAGTTTGAAGTACATAAATGTTGCAATGCTGACGATTTTGAAGAATGTGACTAATATTATTACAGCAGTTGGGGATTATTATTTATTCCGGAGACACCAGAATCAGAAAGTTTGGACTGCAATGTTTTTGATGGTACATAGTCAGTTATGCTTACATTTGGTATTTGCTAGAAAAACCTTGAATATGTGTGTGTGAAGCATCAACTCTGAATATCTCAGTATATGAGCTTTGGTGAATGTGGATCCTTGGTGTTCCTGGCTAACTACTGTGATTATTGTTTATCCGGAGACACCAGAATCAGAAAGTTTGTACTGCAATGTTTTTTATGGTACATAATCAGTTATACTGGCATTTGGTATTTTCTAGGAAAACCTTGAATACATGCCTGTGAACTGTCATCTCTGAATATTTCACTATATGAGCTTTGGGCCTTTGTTCATGTCTAAATACTCTAATCCATTTATATTTGTATACGAAGTATTTGTTATTTGAAGACTTTGTTGGGTTTCATTGTGCTTGATAAATTCTGTAAATATACAGATTTGGTCTGGGACCCTGGGTTTAAGAGACTTGATATAAATGTGCCAAACAAGATGCTCGTTTGTTATAGTATGACTATGTCAGTATAAAGTCCCTGCAAGGAGTAGTCACTTTTTAATTGGTGTTCATCCAATCTGCTGCTCAAATTTTTACTCCTTCGTTCTCTTAAGAAATTGAGTTAAATTACCATACCTATCTGTTGCTATTTAAGAACTTTTGTCTGTACATCTCCATCATACTAATATAGTATTTTTTATATACACTCTGTAGTTCTTAAAGAAAGTTGTTATCCAGGGTAATATAGGATAGTTTtgaaattagcatattaaattTAGAAAATGACCTATACTTCTGGGATGGGCTTAGTTGAGAAACATTGTTTTTCAGTTTCAGAAATATTTGGTGCACCAATTTGTGtattacttttgagtttttagTACAGCGATTCACTGCTACTTTTTGGGTTCTGAGTTTCACATTCTAAATAACAGATAATATCTGCTGTAACTGGTGGCGTCACGGATCTTTCATTTGATGCTACAGGATATGCTTGGCAACTTATAAACTGTGTTCTGACAGCAAGCTATTCAGTATGTAATATCTTCTTATAATATGATCCATATGTGTTTTTGTCGCCTATGCTTATATATTGCTGTACCACCATGTCAATGTAGCTTCCTTCTATTCTCTTTTTTAGCATTTGTAAGTTTTTACCATGAGAATGAGACTGGTGTACATTTTGACAGCTTACTTTGAGAATGGTTATGGAAAAAGCAAAACAACTGACAAAATCAGGATCTCTAAATGAAGTTTCAATGGTATTGTTGAACAATTCATTGTCATTACCATTTGGACTGATCTTGATTCTTATGTTTGATGAATGGAGTTATGTCAGAAACGCGTAAGTACATATTTTTGTCTTAAAAATGCTCTGACTAGTCATTTAGCCAATACAATTACTAGGACAAGAAAGATTGTATCCTCAAGTGTATTTAtatatgtgcagcaatgtaatTACAATGCCAATGTTTTGGGCTGCAGCAACACTCAGCGGATTATTGGGACTTGCCATCAGCTTCACTTCGATGTGGTTTTTAGGTCAAACCAGCCCTACAACTTATAGGTATAGTTCTCTTCTCTCTGACCTTTCTAGAAGCATTTAGTTGTTACTCCGTAGAAGTAAACAGTGGTTATCAAATTGGTCATGACTCAAAATATGTAAAGTATATTTGTTTATATGTTAAAGGGATTTCTTAATTACACAACCTATCTCCAGCTCACACGTTAACTTTAGGCCGCGTTTGGTTCAAAGGAAGATATTTTGAACTGAATATTATTTTCAATAGAATTTGGGGTTTAAACTTCATCTTCTTATGTTATgtactaatttttcttgataaaaataagttagaaggaaaaaggaaatttGAGGAGAGGAAGAGGAAGCTGATACAGGGAAGGAAGTGGTATTTCTTAATATTTTCTAGTTCTGTGAAACTATTCTCAACCTAAGATTATTTCCATCCCCATTGCATCAAACTGTGGAAAATGGAAAAACCAGCTAGAAACTTATTTTTCTTCAACCAAACACAACCTTAGAGTAACTCCAGTGGTTAAAAATATGACCTGctcacaaaaaataaaaatacatgaGCAGGTAGCCAATTGTTGGTACATCAATGACATAAGCAACTATCAAAATGTTATAGCTATTTT
This sequence is a window from Spinacia oleracea cultivar Varoflay chromosome 1, BTI_SOV_V1, whole genome shotgun sequence. Protein-coding genes within it:
- the LOC110803050 gene encoding GDP-mannose transporter GONST2; translation: MSSEIKLDIGNNYDHYESEVSPLDGNDTMAAGNNGIYNKSISDIASPRERRSLGDRLLRPNRTVQNSIGNRVFQEEEEREHKNVKKPAGPLVSGAAYCFSSCSMILLNKVVLSTYNFNAGISLMFYQNLISTVIVVVLSICGFVSVEKFSWKLVRVWLPVNTIFVGMLVSGMYSLKYINVAMLTILKNVTNIITAVGDYYLFRRHQNQKVWTAMFLMIISAVTGGVTDLSFDATGYAWQLINCVLTASYSLTLRMVMEKAKQLTKSGSLNEVSMVLLNNSLSLPFGLILILMFDEWSYVRNANVITMPMFWAAATLSGLLGLAISFTSMWFLGQTSPTTYSLVGSLNKIPISLAGLLLFNVPLSVPNLFSILFGLFAGVFFARAKMS